One window from the genome of Paenibacillus azoreducens encodes:
- a CDS encoding extracellular solute-binding protein codes for MIRKGSLILVLAAVLVLCLILIWIYPPGKAANPPLKVYVIFQEDEARMLLEKFKKETGQAYQVIRMSSGEASYHLLDTDKTGVDVVLGGTADLHEQLKNSGKLLRYSPRMSDKIPEAYKDKDGYWTGMYMGALSIGVNERVWKGDPELASVPYPTRYEDLLSPELKGKIEIPDPETSGTGYTLLASLAQERGPEKAIELMHALKQQSSTTTFSGITSAQRLAVGDVAAVVCFLGDQLRFANSGYAIHSSIPPKAGWEIGGVSILKNGDNRKAAKKLIDFVLSKNAQTAYMNAAFSLPVIPGIEPNPLLADVHIDKLLTSYRADEAAAARAELMKRWRDASK; via the coding sequence ATGATAAGAAAAGGGAGTTTGATCCTGGTGCTGGCCGCGGTCTTGGTGCTGTGTTTGATTTTGATCTGGATCTACCCGCCGGGCAAGGCTGCGAACCCGCCGCTGAAGGTGTATGTCATTTTTCAGGAGGATGAAGCCCGCATGCTGCTTGAAAAATTCAAAAAGGAAACCGGTCAGGCGTATCAAGTGATCCGGATGTCCAGCGGAGAAGCCAGCTATCACCTGCTGGATACGGACAAGACCGGTGTCGATGTGGTGCTTGGCGGAACCGCGGACTTGCATGAACAATTGAAAAATAGTGGCAAACTGCTGCGTTATTCACCGCGTATGAGCGACAAAATCCCGGAAGCCTATAAGGATAAGGATGGGTATTGGACAGGCATGTACATGGGGGCGCTTTCCATAGGCGTCAATGAAAGGGTATGGAAGGGGGATCCCGAGCTTGCCTCAGTTCCTTATCCCACGCGTTATGAAGATTTGCTCAGTCCCGAGCTAAAGGGCAAGATTGAGATTCCCGATCCCGAAACTTCCGGAACCGGCTATACGCTTCTGGCCTCGTTAGCGCAGGAACGCGGTCCGGAAAAAGCAATAGAGCTGATGCATGCGCTAAAGCAGCAAAGCTCAACCACCACCTTCTCCGGCATTACCTCGGCCCAGCGTCTGGCTGTCGGAGATGTCGCCGCGGTTGTCTGTTTTCTTGGCGATCAGCTGCGATTTGCGAATTCCGGTTATGCCATTCATTCCTCGATTCCGCCTAAAGCCGGGTGGGAAATCGGGGGTGTGTCCATTCTTAAAAACGGGGACAATCGGAAGGCGGCGAAAAAGCTGATTGATTTCGTATTGTCCAAAAACGCGCAAACGGCTTATATGAATGCGGCTTTCTCCCTCCCGGTCATCCCCGGTATCGAGCCTAATCCGCTTCTGGCCGACGTTCATATCGATAAATTGCTCACAAGCTATCGCGCGGATGAGGCGGCTGCAGCCCGGGCGGAGCTGATGAAGCGATGGAGAGATGCAAGTAAATGA
- a CDS encoding DUF3919 family protein produces the protein MPEDKKGLSWFRLIVLQVIIGCVLIGICSYTFRIPVDEVITASSQQDQAERFAGIPMRIDLVYPGLGKVILDDPKELLSLKSSFSTLLTAGKADQDVKEPRLLLTGSIAYLDQEDVPFQVQTNAFQFGSVSVNSLNVSASIRKLQSTLIDKVFTASMIGAAVQNSANKVYSLEQGVLTPLSEAERKALMKQVHTAARVIDFSHFEDLERQPDRHFVVSLPDTQEGKKHWLHIDRFNSAYMVVYDLLDETNQRAYFKLNASS, from the coding sequence ATGCCAGAGGATAAGAAAGGGCTTTCATGGTTTCGCCTCATCGTGCTGCAAGTCATCATCGGCTGCGTGCTGATCGGCATTTGCTCCTATACCTTCCGGATTCCGGTGGACGAAGTGATTACGGCTTCATCCCAGCAGGATCAAGCGGAACGGTTTGCAGGGATTCCGATGCGGATCGATCTGGTCTATCCCGGCTTGGGAAAAGTCATTTTGGATGATCCGAAGGAACTGCTGAGCTTGAAATCTTCGTTCTCCACCCTGCTCACAGCAGGCAAGGCAGATCAGGATGTCAAAGAGCCGCGTTTGCTGCTGACCGGCAGCATCGCGTATCTGGATCAGGAGGATGTCCCGTTCCAGGTGCAGACCAATGCTTTTCAATTCGGCAGTGTCTCGGTGAATTCGCTGAACGTAAGCGCAAGTATTCGCAAGCTGCAAAGCACGCTGATCGACAAGGTGTTTACGGCATCCATGATCGGAGCGGCGGTGCAGAACTCGGCCAATAAGGTATATTCCCTGGAACAGGGCGTTTTGACGCCGCTGTCCGAGGCCGAACGAAAGGCGCTAATGAAGCAGGTTCATACTGCGGCCCGCGTTATCGATTTCAGCCATTTCGAGGATCTGGAAAGACAACCGGACAGACATTTTGTCGTATCCCTGCCGGATACCCAGGAGGGGAAAAAGCATTGGCTTCACATTGACCGGTTTAACAGCGCTTACATGGTCGTGTACGACTTGCTGGATGAAACGAACCAAAGGGCCTATTTCAAACTTAACGCTTCCTCATGA
- a CDS encoding ABC transporter ATP-binding protein, whose translation MESKVLLDLKNVNKVFGQNHVLKDINLQIERGKFITFLGPSGCGKTTLLRSIAGFYTVDQGEVWIDGKIVNDLPPYKRGTPMVFQEYALFPHMTVFDNVAYGLDIKKVPEAEVQQRVQAALTQVKLTGLEERYPHQMSGGQQQRVAMARALVMNSPIILLDEPLSNLDAKLREEVRVELRNIQQDLGLTVIYVTHDQLEALSMSDYIVVFNRGRIDQYGTPHDIYYKPRTRYVADFIGTTNFIEGVVERQDGNTANVVYGKGQKVAIPTEGSWSPGEKVILSVRPESLRLNPAETLDFHMKGKVQASMFLGEKERYYIMDDEGKEWIIDAYDIGQTSFDGEVTFAAKADKLHIIQYDEGEE comes from the coding sequence ATGGAATCCAAGGTACTGCTTGATTTGAAAAATGTAAACAAAGTATTCGGGCAAAACCATGTCCTTAAAGATATCAATCTGCAAATCGAACGGGGCAAGTTCATTACATTTCTGGGTCCGAGCGGCTGCGGCAAAACGACGCTTCTTCGCTCCATAGCGGGTTTTTATACGGTGGACCAGGGGGAAGTGTGGATCGACGGGAAAATCGTAAACGATCTGCCGCCGTACAAAAGAGGAACGCCGATGGTGTTTCAGGAGTATGCCCTTTTCCCGCATATGACCGTGTTTGATAATGTGGCATATGGGCTGGACATTAAAAAGGTGCCGGAGGCAGAGGTGCAGCAACGGGTGCAGGCGGCGTTGACCCAGGTTAAACTGACCGGACTTGAGGAGCGTTATCCGCATCAAATGTCCGGCGGGCAGCAGCAGCGTGTGGCGATGGCCCGGGCGCTGGTGATGAATTCGCCGATCATTTTGCTTGACGAGCCTTTGAGCAACCTTGACGCCAAGCTGCGCGAGGAGGTTCGCGTCGAGCTGCGAAATATCCAGCAGGATCTCGGCCTCACCGTCATTTATGTAACGCATGATCAACTCGAAGCGCTGTCGATGTCGGATTACATCGTTGTGTTCAATCGGGGCAGAATTGACCAATACGGCACGCCGCATGACATTTATTATAAGCCGCGTACCCGCTATGTAGCCGATTTTATCGGAACGACCAATTTCATCGAAGGCGTGGTTGAACGTCAGGACGGAAATACCGCAAACGTGGTCTATGGAAAAGGACAAAAGGTGGCGATTCCGACCGAAGGTTCCTGGTCCCCGGGGGAAAAGGTCATTCTCAGCGTAAGGCCGGAATCTTTGCGGCTCAATCCTGCGGAAACACTGGACTTTCATATGAAGGGCAAAGTTCAAGCTTCCATGTTCCTTGGCGAAAAGGAAAGGTATTATATTATGGACGATGAAGGCAAGGAATGGATCATCGACGCTTATGATATCGGCCAAACTTCATTTGACGGCGAGGTTACTTTTGCGGCGAAGGCGGACAAATTGCATATCATTCAATACGATGAAGGTGAAGAATAA
- a CDS encoding ABC transporter permease, giving the protein MKEKKGIGESLGRLLKDPSSLALVLTSFIVLILFVIYPLIVVVFTSGFDNWGTFFSKPRYGRALLNTIVSSSLSAVTATIIGFIYAYAIHYSNIKGKKFFRVIAFIPLLAPSVMSGLAFLLLFGRGGMISHWLNSVFHIELDLYGLPGLWIVQTISYFPLAYMTITGVLRSISPNLEIAAQNLGARGFYLFRTITFKLALPGVINAFLLVAINCFADFGNPKLIGGNYSLLAVEIYGEIINNEPGLASVMGIILVIPALLVFWLQNKVLSKGSYSTVTGKPVSGLNRVTTSRKTDVLLFTFNTIISIFIISMFAITILFAFTKNFGRDNTFTLDHLMKVVFSSSSPAVLNSLVLSLVSAILAVAFALVLAYIVIRKPFPGKKLLDFSAVLPIALPGTFVGLALIVTFSKGPVVLQGTAALIVIAMLLKQMPVGYRGLTASFKQVDKSIEEAATNLGANSRKTLTTIVFPMLQKTVVANFVYAFMKNMNTLSTIIFLITPKWVVAAVSIFNYAETGTYYWAAAVAVGLMGATLGTLGVIKLIFRSKVKIFDF; this is encoded by the coding sequence ATGAAAGAGAAAAAAGGCATCGGGGAGTCGCTTGGCAGACTCCTGAAAGATCCGTCATCATTGGCACTCGTTCTGACCAGCTTTATCGTATTGATTTTGTTCGTGATCTATCCGCTGATTGTTGTCGTGTTCACCTCCGGTTTTGACAACTGGGGGACCTTTTTCAGCAAACCCCGCTATGGGCGGGCGCTTCTGAATACGATTGTCAGCTCTTCGCTGTCGGCCGTAACGGCCACAATCATCGGTTTTATTTACGCTTACGCGATTCACTACAGCAATATTAAAGGCAAGAAATTTTTCCGCGTGATCGCCTTTATCCCGCTGCTGGCTCCTTCGGTCATGAGCGGTCTGGCGTTTTTGCTGCTGTTTGGACGCGGCGGCATGATTTCGCATTGGCTGAATTCCGTGTTTCATATCGAACTGGACTTGTACGGCCTGCCGGGGCTGTGGATCGTGCAGACGATCTCCTATTTCCCGCTGGCATACATGACGATTACCGGGGTGCTGCGCTCCATTTCGCCGAACCTCGAAATTGCGGCGCAAAATTTGGGCGCGCGGGGCTTTTACCTGTTCCGGACGATTACGTTTAAACTTGCGCTTCCAGGCGTGATCAACGCATTTTTGCTGGTGGCGATCAACTGCTTTGCCGACTTCGGGAATCCGAAGCTGATCGGCGGCAACTATTCGCTTCTCGCGGTGGAAATTTACGGTGAGATCATTAACAATGAGCCGGGTCTGGCTTCGGTCATGGGGATTATTCTCGTCATTCCGGCCCTGTTGGTCTTCTGGCTGCAAAACAAGGTTTTGTCCAAAGGTTCATATTCGACCGTGACCGGCAAGCCGGTGTCCGGCCTGAACCGGGTCACGACATCCCGAAAAACGGATGTGCTGCTGTTTACGTTTAATACGATCATATCCATTTTCATCATATCCATGTTTGCGATTACGATTTTGTTTGCTTTTACGAAAAACTTCGGGCGGGACAACACGTTTACGCTTGATCATTTGATGAAGGTCGTGTTCAGTTCTTCCAGTCCGGCGGTGCTGAACAGCTTGGTGCTTTCGCTTGTGAGTGCGATTCTGGCGGTTGCGTTTGCGCTGGTTTTGGCTTATATCGTCATCCGCAAACCGTTCCCGGGCAAAAAATTGCTGGATTTCAGCGCAGTTCTGCCGATCGCTCTTCCGGGTACTTTTGTCGGTCTGGCTCTGATCGTCACCTTCAGCAAGGGCCCGGTTGTTCTGCAAGGAACGGCGGCGTTGATTGTCATCGCGATGCTGCTGAAACAGATGCCTGTCGGATACCGCGGTTTGACCGCATCCTTCAAGCAAGTGGACAAATCGATTGAAGAGGCGGCCACAAATCTCGGGGCAAACAGCCGCAAGACACTGACGACCATCGTATTTCCGATGCTGCAAAAAACCGTCGTAGCCAACTTTGTCTATGCGTTTATGAAAAATATGAATACCTTGAGCACTATCATTTTCCTGATTACTCCGAAATGGGTCGTTGCAGCCGTATCAATCTTCAACTACGCGGAAACGGGAACCTATTACTGGGCGGCGGCCGTTGCGGTGGGCCTGATGGGGGCGACGCTTGGCACGCTTGGCGTCATCAAGCTGATCTTCCGCTCCAAGGTCAAAATATTCGACTTTTAG
- a CDS encoding ABC transporter substrate-binding protein, with amino-acid sequence MAARKKSNSSVIILAVVIVVLVGGFFLYKSGVFGGKGKEKITVYSIFQEEEARKILDKFKEETGIDYDILRLPSGEAVSRVQNEMLNPQADFLMGGPADSHEVLRKAGALQAYASSNASDVPDNMKDKDGFWTGFYLNPIAIGVNEERWKEKYGSDPYPETFKDLLDPKFKGEIGMSDPATSGTAYTAFASLAQVWGEQEMLDYMRQLLPNLKERPKSGIEPIQKAAKGEYTIGVTFLGDQLKIKNQGNPIHSIVPEAAGYEIGALSIVKGGPNEKAAKKLMDFMLTNTPGEIYTQSAYAVSTKPSVPIPPGGIDIKSTKYNQDYDLWKAADQRKDLQDALKSLR; translated from the coding sequence ATGGCGGCGAGGAAAAAAAGCAACAGCTCGGTCATCATTTTGGCCGTGGTTATCGTCGTGTTGGTGGGCGGATTTTTCTTATACAAATCAGGGGTGTTCGGCGGTAAAGGTAAAGAGAAAATAACGGTTTATTCTATTTTTCAGGAGGAAGAGGCACGTAAAATTCTGGATAAATTCAAAGAAGAGACAGGAATCGACTACGACATTTTGCGTCTGCCAAGCGGCGAGGCCGTATCCCGCGTGCAGAATGAAATGCTGAATCCGCAAGCGGATTTCCTGATGGGCGGCCCTGCCGATTCGCATGAAGTCCTGAGAAAAGCGGGAGCGCTTCAAGCATATGCTTCTTCAAACGCTTCCGATGTTCCGGACAACATGAAAGATAAGGATGGATTCTGGACCGGGTTTTATCTGAATCCAATCGCCATTGGCGTCAACGAGGAACGTTGGAAAGAAAAGTACGGCAGCGATCCGTATCCGGAAACATTCAAAGATTTGCTTGATCCGAAATTCAAGGGCGAGATCGGTATGTCCGACCCGGCAACTTCAGGTACAGCTTATACGGCATTCGCTTCCCTCGCGCAAGTTTGGGGCGAGCAGGAAATGCTGGACTACATGAGACAGCTTCTGCCTAACTTGAAGGAAAGGCCAAAATCCGGCATCGAACCGATCCAGAAAGCGGCAAAAGGCGAATATACGATCGGCGTGACCTTCCTTGGCGACCAGCTCAAGATCAAAAACCAAGGCAATCCGATCCACAGCATCGTTCCCGAAGCAGCCGGGTATGAAATTGGGGCTCTGTCGATCGTAAAAGGCGGACCGAATGAAAAAGCTGCAAAAAAACTGATGGATTTCATGCTGACAAATACACCGGGTGAAATTTATACGCAATCCGCATATGCGGTTTCAACCAAACCTTCTGTACCTATTCCGCCAGGCGGCATCGATATCAAATCGACAAAATACAATCAAGATTACGATCTTTGGAAAGCAGCCGACCAGCGCAAGGATCTGCAGGATGCTTTGAAAAGTCTGAGATAA
- a CDS encoding response regulator transcription factor, whose protein sequence is MMNILIIEDDSSIQMLLKLSLEVEGYRTETAGSVSEGLKVLTNRRTDLILLDLMLPDRSGFELLQILQREYRSVPVIVLTAKNEMNDKILGFQLGADDYLTKPFETRELVERIKAVMRRTKAAAPASETVQVGCIEIDRRERSCQIAGKPLKTTSKEFDFLWLLCTNPKTVFTREQLLDQVWGYEYYGQTRSVDMMVNRLREKMKPHDHLVATVHGTGYKLEV, encoded by the coding sequence ATGATGAACATTTTAATTATTGAGGACGATAGCAGTATACAGATGTTATTGAAGCTGAGTCTTGAAGTGGAGGGCTATCGGACCGAGACGGCTGGAAGCGTGTCCGAAGGTTTGAAAGTGCTTACAAACCGGCGGACGGATTTGATTCTGCTGGATTTGATGCTGCCGGATCGTTCGGGTTTTGAATTGCTGCAAATTTTGCAGCGTGAGTACCGGAGCGTGCCTGTCATCGTGCTGACGGCTAAAAATGAAATGAATGACAAAATCCTCGGTTTCCAGCTTGGCGCCGACGATTATTTGACCAAGCCGTTTGAAACCCGGGAGCTGGTGGAGCGGATCAAGGCCGTCATGCGAAGAACAAAGGCAGCGGCGCCCGCATCCGAAACCGTCCAGGTTGGCTGCATAGAGATTGACCGCAGGGAGCGGTCCTGTCAAATTGCGGGCAAGCCGCTAAAGACAACAAGCAAGGAATTCGATTTTTTGTGGCTGCTCTGCACGAATCCGAAAACGGTATTTACGAGAGAACAGCTCCTGGATCAGGTCTGGGGTTATGAATATTACGGCCAAACGCGTTCCGTCGATATGATGGTCAACCGCCTAAGAGAGAAGATGAAACCGCATGATCACTTGGTCGCCACCGTTCATGGCACCGGTTACAAGCTGGAGGTATAA
- a CDS encoding multicopper oxidase family protein has product MFQQQILPPGFPMTNAFGYGGIVTDPGTGNPVFFRGIPGPTFEAIRGIPIHVQWINDITSPQPFPVDPTFGWANPNDIPTPVPPFPPFPPGFPEAQSPVPIVTHLHGGETQSDSDGNPTSWFTAGEMKTGPGFFKSLYTYLNTQQPTTLFYHDHTDGITRLNLYAGLAGFYLLRDPNDPVAPFLPSGKFEIPLSILDRSFNDDGSLLYPNVGNNPDIHPYWVPEFFGNTIVVNGKVWPNLDVERHQYRFRIVNESNARFYNLKLSNNQSFIQIGSDGGYLPKAVELSSLLIAPGERADILVDFSSLVPGTKILLLNDANTPFPGGDAPDINTVGQVMQFTVLDTLPVPPPALPATLNIIPALTPNAPTRILTLNRVQATNDSKQQLLNGQIFMAPTSEFPVVGSTEDWQIANLTPDTHPIHLHLVEFLLISRQSFDTARYLADWTALNGTLPLDHPTIALPVGPYLQGDPVGPDPNESGWKDTVRMNPGEVTTIRVRFAPQDVPVNGVVPGENLFPFDPAFGPGYVWHCHLIEHEDNSMMRPYQVIFGPSQSAMHD; this is encoded by the coding sequence GTGTTTCAACAACAAATTCTGCCGCCAGGCTTCCCGATGACAAACGCCTTCGGTTATGGAGGGATCGTTACAGATCCTGGCACCGGAAATCCGGTTTTCTTTCGCGGGATTCCGGGGCCAACCTTTGAGGCTATCAGAGGAATACCTATTCATGTACAGTGGATCAACGATATTACTAGTCCGCAACCCTTTCCTGTCGATCCCACTTTTGGTTGGGCGAACCCTAACGACATACCGACGCCGGTACCGCCTTTCCCGCCATTTCCTCCAGGATTTCCTGAAGCGCAAAGTCCCGTTCCCATCGTTACGCATCTGCATGGCGGAGAAACACAATCTGACTCTGACGGTAATCCCACATCTTGGTTTACAGCCGGTGAGATGAAGACAGGTCCGGGCTTTTTCAAATCTCTGTACACGTATCTAAATACCCAGCAACCAACTACTCTTTTTTATCATGATCATACGGATGGCATAACCCGTTTAAATTTGTATGCAGGACTTGCGGGATTCTATTTGTTACGGGATCCAAATGACCCGGTGGCCCCATTCCTTCCCAGTGGGAAATTCGAAATTCCATTATCTATTTTGGATCGTTCATTCAATGATGATGGTTCCTTGCTGTATCCAAATGTGGGGAATAATCCAGATATCCACCCCTACTGGGTTCCTGAATTTTTTGGCAACACGATTGTGGTGAATGGCAAAGTCTGGCCTAATTTGGATGTGGAACGTCATCAATACCGTTTCCGCATTGTCAACGAATCGAATGCCCGTTTTTATAACCTGAAGCTCTCAAATAACCAATCCTTCATCCAAATCGGTTCAGATGGGGGATACCTGCCAAAGGCGGTGGAACTTTCATCGCTTCTAATAGCTCCAGGTGAACGTGCCGATATTCTCGTTGATTTTTCGTCTCTAGTCCCTGGCACGAAAATCCTGTTGTTAAACGATGCGAATACACCTTTCCCTGGCGGTGATGCTCCGGATATCAATACGGTCGGTCAAGTTATGCAATTTACAGTGCTCGATACGCTGCCCGTTCCTCCACCTGCTCTGCCGGCAACTTTAAATATCATTCCGGCATTGACGCCGAATGCGCCTACCAGAATATTAACTCTCAATAGAGTCCAGGCAACCAATGATTCCAAACAACAGCTCTTAAATGGACAAATATTTATGGCGCCTACTTCCGAGTTTCCCGTAGTCGGATCAACCGAAGATTGGCAAATAGCTAACCTGACGCCTGATACACATCCCATCCATTTGCACTTGGTAGAGTTTCTGCTGATAAGTCGCCAAAGCTTTGATACTGCCAGATATTTAGCCGACTGGACAGCGCTTAACGGAACGTTGCCTTTAGATCACCCTACGATAGCACTGCCGGTTGGTCCTTATCTTCAAGGCGATCCTGTTGGACCGGATCCTAATGAAAGCGGATGGAAAGATACCGTTCGAATGAATCCTGGCGAAGTAACAACGATCAGAGTGCGTTTTGCACCGCAGGACGTACCGGTAAACGGAGTTGTTCCTGGGGAAAATCTATTTCCCTTCGACCCAGCCTTCGGTCCTGGTTATGTATGGCATTGTCATCTTATCGAACATGAAGACAATTCTATGATGAGGCCATATCAAGTGATATTCGGCCCTAGTCAATCCGCAATGCATGATTAA
- a CDS encoding HAMP domain-containing sensor histidine kinase gives MGLRNKMFLQHAVTIIMLLAAMYIVANYTLNKSMIERDTQTLSQYFTLHRIETLKIVSDKKISMEQLFSGTYAPFIASHLAANSNFQVQLFALDETIVGSSSDKDNLLKRDDIRAALQGESASVITEREGVQTMVFSAPFWYEGKIVGGFRYLLDLSQNVETLRRMRVWFVGAAAGCLVLSLLASYSFASFLMQPLHALQRALKRVSVGDFNHKIEVNTKDEIGELAENFNQMSHALQHHIELLHYEQGKQKAFYDNITHEFKTPLTSIIGFSELISKMERIEDIQECNHYIRKESSRLLNMVEELLQTSLKGDEAWRIRPEKVDLGVLLTDCLRIMKPTLEKSMISTTVNGSHFEVCLDPKRTQQVLFNMIDNAVRHSDCTHLHFEVKEQENSGTVRIIDNGVGIAEQDLPKLFLPPEEKQDRAISKETHGLGLPLCKQLMELQGGELILSSRPGKGTEVKLVFSKEMPMKALLQN, from the coding sequence ATGGGGCTGCGCAATAAGATGTTTCTTCAGCATGCGGTCACGATTATCATGCTGCTCGCGGCGATGTACATCGTTGCCAATTACACGCTGAACAAAAGCATGATCGAACGGGACACCCAGACGCTCAGCCAATATTTTACGCTGCACCGGATCGAGACGCTGAAAATTGTCAGCGACAAAAAAATAAGCATGGAACAGCTTTTTTCCGGGACTTACGCGCCTTTTATCGCGTCGCATTTGGCGGCCAACAGCAACTTCCAGGTGCAGCTGTTCGCTCTGGATGAAACCATTGTCGGCAGCAGCAGCGATAAGGATAATCTGTTGAAGCGGGATGATATCAGGGCGGCACTGCAAGGAGAAAGCGCGAGCGTCATCACGGAAAGGGAAGGCGTGCAGACGATGGTTTTCTCCGCACCGTTTTGGTATGAAGGCAAAATCGTCGGCGGTTTCCGGTATTTGCTGGACTTGAGCCAGAACGTGGAAACCCTAAGACGCATGCGGGTTTGGTTCGTTGGCGCTGCAGCCGGATGCCTTGTATTGTCCCTGCTTGCCAGCTATTCGTTCGCATCGTTTCTGATGCAGCCTTTGCATGCTTTGCAGCGTGCGCTGAAACGCGTATCGGTAGGGGATTTCAACCATAAAATCGAGGTAAACACCAAAGATGAAATCGGGGAGCTTGCGGAAAATTTTAACCAAATGTCCCATGCGCTCCAGCATCACATCGAACTGCTCCATTACGAGCAGGGCAAGCAGAAAGCTTTTTACGACAATATCACCCATGAATTCAAAACACCGCTCACATCCATTATCGGCTTCTCCGAGTTGATCTCCAAAATGGAGCGCATCGAAGACATTCAGGAATGCAACCATTACATCCGCAAGGAAAGCTCGCGGCTGCTGAATATGGTTGAGGAGCTTTTGCAAACGTCGCTGAAAGGGGATGAAGCCTGGCGCATCCGGCCTGAAAAGGTTGATTTGGGCGTCCTCCTAACGGACTGTTTGCGGATTATGAAGCCGACGCTGGAGAAATCGATGATTTCGACGACGGTAAACGGTTCGCATTTCGAAGTATGCCTGGATCCGAAACGAACGCAGCAGGTATTGTTTAACATGATCGACAATGCGGTCAGGCATAGTGATTGCACGCATTTGCATTTTGAAGTCAAAGAGCAGGAAAACAGCGGCACCGTCCGTATTATCGATAACGGAGTAGGAATAGCGGAGCAGGATTTGCCCAAGCTATTTCTTCCTCCGGAAGAAAAGCAGGACCGCGCCATTTCCAAGGAGACCCATGGCCTCGGGCTGCCGCTTTGCAAGCAGTTGATGGAGCTCCAGGGCGGGGAGCTCATATTGTCCAGCCGCCCCGGCAAAGGGACGGAAGTGAAGCTTGTGTTCAGCAAAGAGATGCCTATGAAAGCGCTGTTACAAAACTGA